A window from Candidatus Margulisiibacteriota bacterium encodes these proteins:
- a CDS encoding glycosyltransferase family 1 protein, with amino-acid sequence MPETALRIGLFYPAGLPDSSRIYIDALAPELTKAGCALVPFAGPVLPAGVDLYWQPSAGRNGPSEIFKNAAAPLVVTFHGAANLALPLRDCYGPGWRQQLKGYFARRETRLGWRRGAGLISAVIAVSEYAKKEAERYLGLPEKLITAIYHGVDHQLFRPVDNTAGRGRCLLHVSAYQPKKNLERLIAAYERLPAGERPPLKIVALGYRPGQVPAGVEIVSQPLGRSEVAGLYQNALALVFPSLHETFGLPIVEAMACGCPVITANNTACAEVAGAAALLIDPRSINEIAGAMKNIAADRPLRLALRAKGLERAAQFAWQKSAGEHAALFRLRAGR; translated from the coding sequence TTGCCTGAAACAGCCCTGCGGATAGGCCTGTTTTATCCCGCCGGGCTGCCGGACAGCAGCCGGATCTATATCGACGCGCTGGCGCCGGAACTGACCAAAGCCGGTTGCGCGCTGGTCCCTTTTGCCGGCCCGGTGCTGCCGGCTGGCGTTGACCTCTACTGGCAGCCGAGCGCCGGGCGGAACGGGCCAAGCGAAATATTTAAGAACGCCGCGGCGCCGCTGGTCGTTACTTTCCACGGAGCGGCGAACCTGGCGCTGCCGCTGCGCGACTGTTACGGCCCGGGTTGGCGCCAACAGCTTAAGGGCTATTTTGCCCGCCGGGAAACCAGGTTAGGCTGGCGCCGGGGAGCAGGGCTGATCTCGGCAGTGATCGCCGTTTCGGAATACGCTAAAAAAGAGGCCGAACGGTATCTCGGCCTGCCGGAGAAGTTAATTACCGCCATTTATCATGGCGTCGATCACCAGCTCTTTCGTCCCGTCGATAATACGGCCGGGCGCGGACGCTGTCTTCTTCACGTTTCCGCTTACCAGCCGAAAAAGAACCTTGAACGGTTGATCGCCGCTTATGAACGGCTGCCGGCCGGTGAGCGGCCGCCGCTTAAGATCGTGGCGCTCGGTTATCGGCCGGGGCAAGTGCCGGCCGGGGTCGAGATCGTCAGCCAGCCGCTGGGGCGGAGCGAGGTAGCCGGGCTTTATCAGAACGCGCTGGCGCTGGTTTTCCCCTCGCTGCACGAAACGTTCGGCTTGCCGATCGTCGAAGCAATGGCCTGCGGCTGTCCGGTGATCACGGCCAACAATACCGCTTGCGCCGAAGTCGCCGGCGCCGCCGCGCTCCTCATCGACCCGCGCTCGATCAACGAGATCGCCGGAGCGATGAAAAATATCGCGGCTGATCGGCCGCTGCGTCTTGCCCTGAGGGCAAAAGGGCTGGAACGCGCGGCGCAGTTCGCTTGGCAGAAAAGCGCCGGGGAACACGCGGCCCTTTTTCGCTTGAGGGCCGGGCGATGA